In Methanolacinia paynteri, the genomic stretch AAATTCCAGATCTCCTTCTATGAAGATCCGGTGGATGCAGTGTATAAATCTCTGGTGCTTTCTTAGATGAATTCCAGAATATCCAACCTGAATTTGGGTTAAAAAATTCACAAAACCTTCAACACCTCCTCAACCTCATACCTCAATGAAATCTCCCTCGTCTGCCCTCTCCCCTGGAGAGTCTTCAGGGAAATAATCTCCATCGACTCCAGCTTATTCAGCCGCTTGTGAAAGTTGGCATAACCCATTGAAAGCCGTTTATTTACAATCTCATAGAGAGCTCCGGAAGTCGGCAGCTCTTCACTATCCCGGACCTCTTCAGCCAGGACCGCCAGGAATTTTTTCTCCTCCGGAGACAAGCCCCCGATTGCATCCCGTAACCGGATATCCTTCGCAGAGACCGATGTCGATACATCCTCTGCAAGGACTTCCTTCCTTGCCGCCTTCTCCGCATTTGCAACAGACTCTTTTATTATCGTAAGGCCGACACGGAGATCTCCCGCCTCAACCGTCCTTTGAACAATGAGATCCAGAACCTCATCGGAGATCACCCCGGGATAAAGGCCCCGGTGTACTCTCTGCAAAAGGATCTCCCGGACCTCCTCGTAGCCGTAAGCAGGAAAATAAATATCAACGGGCCTGAAGACCGACCAGACCGCAGAATCGACTTTGGTCATAAGGTCGATCTCCATGTTGCTCACAGCCGCAATCACCCCGAGTCTTGCACCCGGAAATTCTTCGTAAAGACGGAGCAGCACATAGAGAATATCATTCAGCCGGTTCTCGTACATCAGATAATTTACATCGTCGAGACATACGACCGCAACCGTCCGGGACTCTGAAAGGTAATTTCCTATCTCATTGTAGACCTTCCGGAACGCAATCCCGGTAGTCGGCGGATAGTGCCCGAAGATCCGGTTGAATATTGAACCGAAGATCGAAACCCGCGTCCGATCGTATTTGCAGTTGATATATACCGGCAGGACCCGCTTTGTCGTCTGTTCGATCTCGGAGAAGAGCACCCGGACCGAGGTAGTCTTCCCTGTTCCGGGAAGTCCCCGGATGACGGAGTTGAACGGGCGGCTGCCTTTCATCGCCGGCCGCATGGTATAGGCCAGTTCGCTGAGCTGCGTATCTCTGAAATTAAACTGTTCCGGTACGTGATCTATCTCAAAAATATCGGGGTCCCTGAAGAGAGTCTGGTCCCCCATTAGCAAATTTCTCTTCATTATTATGAATTTTTATGATGATGTATAAGGATGAATTCTGTGCCTGGTGAAAGTGGAAATTATCAAATCGCTCACTTTCACCCCTTCCGCTCCCCGGTTAAATATTCATCCAAACAATCTTTGATCGTCCCCGGTCGGGAAAAACATAGGACATTTCTCACAACTCCGAACTGTTGAGTCAACGGGTCTTCACAATATGCCGTACCGACTTGTTTCTCTGAATGCAGTCAATAATCCGGCCGGGACACCTTACCCACAATCTAAAGGGATCACCAAAAATCAATTTTTTAAGGAGCCTGATCAATGACAATCACAGAACTACTCGCAGCCATCGACCCCCTTCAGACCATCGCTGTAATCCTGGGAATATCAGGGGCCGCCCTTGTAGCAGGGAAGAAAGCCGCATCAAGACTTTCCGGCTTCTCATGCTGGATTATCGCAAACCTGATCTGGTTCTTCGAAGGTGTCTACTCATCGAATTATTACCTGGCGGCGATGTTCGGGTTCTACTGGATAACTGCCATTGTCGGGTTTTGGAATTCATTGAAATTAAAGGAGAAAATTGAAAGGAAGAGCCATTCGGCAAGTGTGCCGCTTCCGTTTAAATCACAGGACCAGTGAATTAAGACCCACCAAAAAACCCCATGAAATTACTCCGTAATTTCAAAG encodes the following:
- a CDS encoding ORC1-type DNA replication protein, with product MKRNLLMGDQTLFRDPDIFEIDHVPEQFNFRDTQLSELAYTMRPAMKGSRPFNSVIRGLPGTGKTTSVRVLFSEIEQTTKRVLPVYINCKYDRTRVSIFGSIFNRIFGHYPPTTGIAFRKVYNEIGNYLSESRTVAVVCLDDVNYLMYENRLNDILYVLLRLYEEFPGARLGVIAAVSNMEIDLMTKVDSAVWSVFRPVDIYFPAYGYEEVREILLQRVHRGLYPGVISDEVLDLIVQRTVEAGDLRVGLTIIKESVANAEKAARKEVLAEDVSTSVSAKDIRLRDAIGGLSPEEKKFLAVLAEEVRDSEELPTSGALYEIVNKRLSMGYANFHKRLNKLESMEIISLKTLQGRGQTREISLRYEVEEVLKVL